A window of the Pelagicoccus albus genome harbors these coding sequences:
- a CDS encoding TIGR01212 family radical SAM protein (This family includes YhcC from E. coli K-12, an uncharacterized radical SAM protein.) — MQGWLFCSILEDGSLAGLQVDSQRCSQSNRSVPSPFHPKRYHYYGRFLREKFGCKVFKVVVDAGFTCPNRDGQKGWGGCAYCNVDSFTPKGNGGRSASVAEQVLTGIERARKNYGAEKFMVYFQPNTNTYAEVGELERIYREAVSVAPDDILGLTIGTRPDCIDREKLEMLKRAFPDLYVTIEYGLESARDDILASINRGATHAEFVSAVELTAAYGFDVCAHTIFGLPGETEENWMALAEELNRLPIRFVKLHHLHVVKGSILAKRYRDNPFPLFSLESYAEFLCRFLPALRADMVVQRLFGVADEDDLIAPDWGLRKSEIQREIERSLDSRQVVQGSSFPKSGL; from the coding sequence ATGCAAGGCTGGCTTTTCTGCTCGATTCTTGAGGATGGATCATTAGCAGGTCTGCAAGTGGATTCGCAAAGATGCAGTCAGTCTAATCGATCGGTGCCGAGCCCCTTTCATCCGAAGCGTTATCATTACTATGGACGCTTCCTGAGGGAGAAGTTCGGTTGCAAGGTCTTTAAGGTCGTAGTGGACGCGGGGTTTACCTGTCCCAACCGCGATGGCCAGAAAGGCTGGGGAGGCTGCGCTTATTGCAATGTCGATTCTTTTACGCCCAAAGGAAACGGCGGTCGCTCGGCGAGCGTAGCTGAACAAGTTCTCACTGGAATAGAAAGGGCTCGCAAAAATTACGGGGCGGAGAAATTCATGGTCTACTTCCAGCCCAATACCAACACCTATGCGGAGGTCGGCGAGTTGGAGCGTATCTATCGGGAAGCCGTTTCAGTCGCTCCTGATGATATATTGGGTCTAACTATTGGGACTCGGCCGGACTGCATCGATCGCGAAAAGCTTGAGATGCTCAAGCGGGCATTCCCCGATTTGTATGTGACGATCGAGTACGGATTGGAATCGGCGCGAGACGATATTTTGGCGTCGATCAACCGGGGGGCTACACATGCCGAATTTGTATCCGCGGTCGAGTTGACTGCGGCCTACGGATTTGACGTTTGCGCTCATACTATCTTTGGGCTGCCGGGAGAGACGGAAGAGAATTGGATGGCTTTGGCGGAGGAATTGAATCGCCTGCCCATTCGCTTTGTAAAGCTGCATCATCTGCATGTAGTGAAAGGTTCGATACTCGCAAAACGTTACCGGGATAACCCGTTTCCCTTGTTCTCGCTAGAAAGTTATGCCGAGTTTCTGTGCCGATTCCTTCCAGCTCTCCGGGCGGATATGGTGGTGCAAAGGCTGTTTGGAGTGGCGGACGAAGACGATTTGATCGCTCCGGATTGGGGACTGCGCAAGTCGGAAATACAGCGTGAAATAGAGCGAAGCTTGGACTCTCGACAAGTGGTTCAGGGAAGCTCTTTTCCGAAAAGCGGCCTGTAG
- the ispD gene encoding 2-C-methyl-D-erythritol 4-phosphate cytidylyltransferase — protein MPKSTAILLAGGSGNRMQGQVEDKVLAALGSRAVIAHSVQAFADSKQIAALVLVCRDEEQQSAIRSAIESLVNLPETTFALGGAERQDSVWAGLKAAPSDTEIALIHDCARPCVTPEAIRESIAKVVEFGAACLARPVSDTIKSADSYDGAYLPTTVDRSKLWAMETPQSFRFEMIRSAYETVISTGQRITDDLSAIEDIDQPVAFVSNGQPNPKLTTPDDLPYLEYLLAKRS, from the coding sequence GTGCCCAAATCAACAGCTATCCTGCTCGCGGGTGGATCCGGAAACCGCATGCAAGGTCAGGTCGAGGACAAGGTCCTCGCCGCATTGGGGAGTCGGGCCGTGATCGCCCACTCCGTGCAAGCCTTTGCAGACTCGAAACAGATTGCCGCCCTAGTCTTGGTTTGCCGAGACGAAGAGCAGCAATCTGCAATCCGCTCAGCGATTGAATCCCTCGTAAATCTCCCCGAAACGACATTCGCTCTGGGTGGAGCAGAGCGGCAAGATTCCGTCTGGGCTGGTTTGAAGGCAGCTCCTTCGGACACGGAAATCGCCCTGATTCACGACTGTGCTCGCCCCTGCGTCACGCCAGAGGCTATTCGGGAATCGATCGCCAAAGTAGTCGAGTTTGGAGCGGCATGTTTAGCTCGCCCAGTGAGCGATACCATAAAGTCGGCCGACTCCTACGATGGAGCTTACCTGCCGACTACTGTCGATCGCTCCAAGCTCTGGGCCATGGAGACTCCGCAAAGTTTCCGCTTCGAAATGATCCGCTCCGCCTACGAGACCGTCATAAGTACCGGACAACGGATCACGGACGATTTGTCGGCAATCGAGGACATCGACCAACCCGTCGCCTTCGTGAGCAATGGGCAACCCAACCCAAAACTCACCACTCCCGACGACCTTCCCTATCTCGAATACCTGCTCGCCAAACGCAGCTAA
- a CDS encoding ABC transporter permease: protein MTLSPKLAAEQEAPRSLWVDAFRRLLDNRLALFGLGFFVFISVLCYLGPIVYRLSPDSQVLALESTLPFTKVSLVEVRFDADKATPDEVTTLEDFADVYAINPETDVLQIAKKGTLNLNGIRFDKVERFHIMGTDSKGRDILARIMRGGRISLGVAFLATMTALVIGVNYGLVSGYFGGRVDALMMRFVDILYALPFLIFVILLMILFDGFRFKILLVFMAIGAVEWLTMARIVRGQVLHLKEQEFILAARATGVRTFSILTKHLAPNLIGPVIVYSTLLIPAVMLLESTLSFLGLGMGASMASWGTLIKDGQESMRSAPWELIAPSIFFSATLFAMNFLGDGLRDALDVKSAKD from the coding sequence ATGACACTTTCACCCAAACTTGCAGCAGAACAAGAAGCCCCTCGCTCCCTCTGGGTCGACGCCTTCCGGCGTTTGCTGGACAACCGACTCGCCCTATTCGGGCTGGGATTTTTCGTCTTCATCTCCGTCCTCTGCTACCTAGGTCCGATCGTCTATCGATTGTCGCCAGACTCCCAAGTGCTCGCCCTCGAAAGCACCCTTCCCTTTACCAAAGTGAGTCTGGTGGAAGTTCGTTTCGATGCCGATAAAGCCACTCCAGATGAAGTCACCACGTTGGAGGATTTCGCGGACGTCTACGCCATCAATCCGGAGACCGATGTACTGCAGATCGCCAAAAAAGGGACGCTGAATCTCAATGGAATCCGGTTCGATAAAGTGGAGCGCTTCCACATAATGGGAACCGACTCGAAAGGCCGCGACATCCTCGCCCGGATCATGCGTGGCGGACGGATATCCTTGGGCGTAGCCTTTCTGGCTACCATGACCGCTCTCGTAATCGGGGTAAATTACGGTCTCGTATCCGGCTACTTTGGAGGAAGGGTAGACGCCCTGATGATGCGTTTCGTGGACATACTCTACGCCCTGCCATTCCTCATCTTCGTGATTCTGCTCATGATTCTTTTCGACGGATTCCGCTTTAAGATCCTGCTCGTCTTTATGGCGATCGGAGCAGTGGAGTGGCTAACCATGGCACGTATCGTTCGCGGCCAAGTACTCCATCTCAAGGAGCAGGAGTTCATTCTGGCGGCCCGTGCCACGGGAGTCAGGACCTTCTCCATCCTAACCAAGCACCTGGCGCCAAACCTCATCGGACCAGTTATCGTCTATTCAACCCTTCTCATCCCAGCGGTCATGCTGCTGGAGTCCACCCTCAGCTTCCTCGGTCTCGGTATGGGAGCAAGCATGGCCAGTTGGGGTACCTTGATCAAAGACGGACAGGAGTCCATGCGTTCCGCCCCTTGGGAGCTGATTGCTCCTTCCATCTTCTTCTCAGCGACCCTGTTCGCCATGAACTTCTTGGGCGACGGCTTGCGGGACGCTTTGGACGTAAAATCCGCCAAGGACTAG
- a CDS encoding peptide ABC transporter substrate-binding protein gives MKTVHFAKLAIAVSILFGMTSCAKKEAGSGIRDQATRDGIFLFGNESEPPSIDPHINTSNNGNNIITSLMEGLISYHPTNDNLPEPGVAESWETEDSKTWIFHLRQNAKWSNGDPVTAHDFLYAYERMLSPDLGAKYAQLLYLLKNAQPFNEGTLTDFSEVGVEVLDDYTLKLELEGPTPYFLNLLKHHSWYPVHPATIEAAGGMTKPDSTWTRDNYIGNGPYVLKEWVISKIIKVAKNPLYWDADKVSIKEIHFLPIDDINTEDQMFNAGALHYQNTIPTHMFPVYLKNKDPYMRVEPWIGSYFYRVNVTEPHLQDKRVRKALSLAINRRAITKRILKGAHFPSYSITPDGIEGYEPPHCEEFNPKKARELLAEAGYPNGEGFPHSVLLFNSSEQHKQIAEAIQQMWLNILGIDVTLRNQEWKTYLETQQNLDYDVSRAAWIGDYVYPDTFLTMFRTGDGNNMTGWSNARYDQLVTDSMKVSDSTERLAMLHDAEEILMEELPVIPIYHYARNYRIDPAVKGWYPKLLDNRNYKYLSLEPTKPESAEN, from the coding sequence TTGAAAACAGTCCATTTCGCAAAACTAGCAATCGCCGTATCCATCCTATTCGGGATGACCTCCTGCGCCAAAAAGGAAGCAGGCTCCGGAATTCGCGACCAGGCAACCCGTGACGGAATTTTCCTTTTCGGCAACGAGAGCGAGCCTCCCAGTATCGACCCGCACATCAATACTTCCAACAACGGCAACAATATCATCACCTCTTTGATGGAGGGGCTCATCTCGTATCATCCCACCAATGACAATTTACCGGAGCCGGGGGTCGCCGAATCTTGGGAAACCGAAGATAGCAAAACATGGATTTTCCACCTCCGCCAAAACGCGAAATGGTCTAACGGGGATCCCGTTACCGCCCATGATTTTCTCTACGCGTACGAGCGTATGCTTTCGCCTGACTTAGGCGCGAAATACGCCCAACTCCTCTACCTTCTGAAAAACGCCCAACCCTTCAACGAAGGCACGCTTACCGACTTTTCTGAAGTCGGAGTGGAGGTCTTGGACGATTACACACTCAAGCTGGAGCTGGAAGGCCCCACTCCCTACTTCCTCAACCTGCTCAAGCATCACTCCTGGTATCCGGTCCATCCGGCGACAATTGAAGCAGCAGGTGGCATGACCAAGCCGGATTCCACCTGGACTCGAGACAACTACATAGGAAACGGTCCCTACGTCCTTAAGGAATGGGTTATTTCAAAAATAATAAAGGTCGCCAAGAATCCGCTCTACTGGGATGCCGACAAGGTATCGATAAAGGAAATACACTTCCTGCCAATCGACGACATCAATACGGAGGACCAGATGTTCAACGCGGGAGCGCTCCACTACCAGAATACGATTCCTACCCATATGTTCCCAGTCTATCTGAAGAACAAGGACCCGTACATGAGAGTCGAGCCATGGATCGGTTCCTACTTCTACCGCGTTAACGTAACAGAGCCGCACCTTCAGGATAAGCGGGTTCGCAAGGCTCTCTCCCTAGCTATTAACAGGCGGGCCATCACCAAGAGAATCCTCAAGGGAGCCCACTTCCCCTCCTACTCGATAACGCCGGACGGTATCGAAGGCTACGAGCCGCCACACTGTGAGGAATTCAACCCCAAAAAAGCAAGAGAGCTCCTAGCCGAAGCTGGCTATCCCAATGGCGAAGGATTCCCCCACTCTGTCCTGCTCTTCAATTCATCGGAACAGCACAAACAGATCGCAGAGGCCATCCAGCAAATGTGGCTAAACATCCTAGGCATCGACGTCACCCTGCGAAATCAGGAATGGAAAACCTATCTCGAAACGCAGCAAAACCTAGACTACGACGTTTCACGCGCCGCGTGGATCGGCGACTACGTTTATCCGGATACATTCCTAACCATGTTCCGAACTGGTGATGGGAACAACATGACAGGCTGGTCCAACGCCCGCTACGACCAGCTCGTCACCGATTCCATGAAAGTGTCGGATTCGACCGAACGCTTGGCCATGCTTCACGACGCGGAGGAAATCCTGATGGAGGAGCTCCCTGTCATCCCGATCTACCACTACGCACGCAACTACCGTATAGATCCCGCTGTGAAAGGCTGGTATCCAAAGCTTTTGGACAACCGTAATTACAAGTACCTCTCCCTCGAGCCGACTAAACCTGAGTCAGCGGAAAACTAA
- a CDS encoding ABC transporter permease subunit — protein MLTFILKRLGQAIPVLLAIYTITFFMIRLAPGGPFSDERKVAEHILERQMEYYGYNDPLPVQYFRTLVQHIKLDLPPLTSHIGLTAQDIISESFPVSLELGLWAMAIALMLGVPAGVMAASRQNTWLDYTPMSLAMTGICLPTFVVGPILALVFGIWLRWTSVAGWAGPIDRILPSLTLGLYYAAYIARLTRGGMLEILNSDFIRTARAKGASEFRAVVVHALRGGILPVISFLGPTLAGLVTGSFVVETIFQVPGLGRHFVLAAVNRDHSLILSTVLFYAGLIMLANLAVDVLQVLLNPKLRYK, from the coding sequence GTGCTCACTTTCATCCTAAAACGACTCGGCCAAGCCATCCCCGTCCTGCTGGCCATCTATACGATAACGTTTTTCATGATCCGGCTCGCGCCGGGCGGTCCCTTCTCCGACGAGAGAAAAGTCGCCGAACACATCCTCGAGCGGCAGATGGAATACTACGGTTATAACGATCCTTTGCCGGTTCAGTATTTCCGCACCTTGGTTCAACACATCAAGTTAGACCTGCCCCCTTTGACCTCCCACATTGGCCTGACCGCTCAGGACATTATTTCGGAGTCCTTCCCGGTTTCTCTCGAACTAGGACTTTGGGCTATGGCCATCGCTTTGATGCTTGGGGTGCCAGCGGGCGTTATGGCCGCTTCCCGCCAAAACACTTGGCTCGACTACACGCCCATGTCGCTCGCTATGACCGGCATTTGCCTGCCGACTTTCGTCGTTGGACCTATTCTTGCGTTGGTATTTGGCATCTGGCTACGCTGGACCTCGGTCGCTGGATGGGCCGGCCCGATTGACCGCATTTTGCCCTCGCTCACGCTTGGCCTCTACTACGCAGCCTACATCGCCCGACTCACCCGCGGCGGCATGCTGGAAATCCTAAATTCCGACTTTATCCGTACCGCTCGAGCCAAGGGAGCATCGGAATTTCGGGCCGTGGTCGTACATGCCTTACGAGGCGGCATCCTGCCCGTGATTTCATTCTTGGGCCCAACCCTGGCTGGATTGGTCACTGGGTCATTCGTAGTAGAGACGATATTTCAGGTTCCCGGCCTCGGACGCCACTTCGTCCTGGCAGCCGTCAATCGCGACCACTCCCTCATCCTCTCCACGGTTCTTTTCTACGCCGGCCTGATCATGTTGGCCAACCTGGCAGTTGATGTTCTGCAAGTCCTGCTCAACCCCAAGCTCCGCTATAAGTAA
- a CDS encoding ATP-binding cassette domain-containing protein, with the protein MLKDLKIFLGLLSEHKKTVVFAVALGSVAGLVTGGGLTNGVEQLFTLILSDDRELSTSQILGVAASFPILFVILGICVFASAYLLNYAGLASIQSLRSRVFSRIQLLPLAYFQSSKTGDLISRITADTTVLQQTLTFIARNVITQPATIIGAVFYLYYVAAKNDGVYQIYLCLIALPIVIFPIRKFTHKIERKARQQQEELGALTNNLAQNLTAAREIRAFNLQERENRRFTERLADLFISQMKVVKYQFGLGPVVEVCSSMGLSIAFVIGYYNGVPGGVFTSIFLALYLTYTAVKKLGTFASELSKGVASYQRIAEILESPVDIDDPAQPVELQNVLGNIEFHSVSFSYGSTPALKDASAVISQGDICALVGPSGAGKSTFANLVPRFYDVSEGRITLDGHDLRDMRMNDLRDQIAIVSQDPVLFDDTIMENIRLGRQDATDEEVMEAARQAFAHDFISDETNCPQGYETVVGERGARLSGGQKQRIAIARAFLRNAPILILDEATSALDSESEAKVQVALDALVAGKTVLIIAHRFSTIKNANKIIVFNEGKIADIGAHEELYSRCPLYKSLFDQQQAS; encoded by the coding sequence GTGCTCAAAGACTTAAAGATTTTCCTCGGACTTTTGTCCGAACATAAAAAGACCGTCGTATTCGCCGTAGCCTTGGGTTCGGTGGCGGGACTTGTAACCGGAGGCGGCCTAACCAACGGGGTCGAGCAGCTCTTCACCCTCATCCTTTCGGACGACCGGGAGCTGTCTACATCGCAAATCCTCGGTGTCGCAGCCAGCTTTCCCATTCTCTTCGTCATTTTAGGTATCTGCGTTTTCGCGAGCGCCTATCTCCTGAACTACGCTGGGCTCGCCTCAATACAGAGCCTGAGATCCCGCGTCTTTTCGCGAATCCAGCTCCTCCCGCTCGCCTACTTCCAAAGCTCGAAAACGGGTGATCTAATCTCCCGAATCACGGCCGACACGACAGTCCTGCAGCAGACGCTCACCTTTATCGCCCGCAACGTCATTACGCAGCCGGCAACTATTATCGGAGCGGTTTTCTACCTGTACTACGTCGCCGCGAAAAACGACGGAGTCTACCAGATTTACCTCTGTCTGATCGCTCTTCCCATCGTCATCTTCCCGATCCGGAAGTTTACCCACAAGATCGAGAGAAAGGCTCGGCAACAGCAGGAAGAACTCGGGGCTCTGACCAACAACCTTGCCCAAAACCTCACCGCAGCTCGTGAAATCCGGGCTTTCAACCTGCAGGAGCGGGAAAATCGCCGCTTCACCGAACGCTTGGCTGACTTGTTCATCTCCCAGATGAAGGTCGTCAAATACCAGTTCGGGCTCGGACCGGTGGTTGAAGTCTGCTCTTCCATGGGTCTGTCCATCGCATTCGTGATTGGCTACTACAACGGCGTCCCCGGCGGCGTATTCACCTCCATTTTCCTCGCCCTCTACCTCACCTACACCGCGGTGAAGAAGCTGGGGACCTTCGCCTCGGAACTCTCCAAGGGAGTCGCCTCCTATCAACGAATCGCCGAAATTCTAGAATCCCCCGTCGATATCGATGACCCCGCCCAGCCAGTCGAACTCCAGAACGTATTGGGCAATATCGAATTTCACTCCGTCTCCTTTTCCTATGGATCTACTCCTGCCCTTAAGGATGCGAGCGCCGTAATCAGCCAAGGAGATATCTGCGCCTTGGTTGGCCCGTCTGGAGCCGGCAAATCGACTTTCGCCAATCTCGTTCCTCGCTTCTACGACGTCAGCGAGGGCCGAATCACTCTAGATGGACATGATCTCCGCGACATGCGGATGAATGATCTACGGGACCAAATCGCCATCGTCTCCCAGGATCCCGTGCTCTTCGACGACACCATCATGGAGAATATCCGACTGGGCCGCCAAGACGCGACCGACGAGGAAGTCATGGAGGCCGCTCGCCAAGCCTTTGCCCACGATTTCATCTCTGACGAAACCAATTGCCCGCAAGGTTACGAAACCGTGGTTGGCGAACGGGGAGCCCGCTTGTCAGGAGGACAAAAGCAACGTATCGCCATAGCTCGGGCCTTCCTGCGCAACGCCCCGATTCTGATTCTCGACGAGGCTACCTCTGCCCTCGACTCCGAGTCCGAAGCCAAAGTACAAGTCGCGCTCGACGCCCTGGTGGCCGGAAAGACGGTGCTCATCATAGCCCACCGTTTCTCTACCATTAAAAACGCCAACAAGATCATCGTCTTCAACGAAGGAAAAATCGCGGATATCGGCGCTCACGAGGAACTCTACTCGCGTTGTCCTCTCTACAAGTCCCTCTTCGATCAGCAGCAAGCCAGCTGA
- a CDS encoding peptide ABC transporter substrate-binding protein: MREKRPIRYALLVASASALLAFTSSCVRKSEDSSVRDRATRDGILLFGNQGEAPSIDPHLNTTINGMQVTNALMEGLIAYHPTDHNLPEPGVAKSWTHENATVWTFNLRDDARWSNGDPVTAKDFLYSVQRVLEPDFGSNNAYFFYIIKNAKAYNEGTLTDFGEVGVKAPDEHTLVFTLNGPTPHFLNIIKHQAWQPVHPPTIEAAGGMTKPDSNWTRENYVGNGPYKLKEWVVNKIISVEKNPYYWDAEKVSIKEIHFLPIDDISTEDQVFNSGRLHYQNSVPPSLIPIYQKEGDPYLRMEPWVGTYYYILNTTIPALSDSRVRRALSLAINRKAITKRILMGAPTPALEFTPLGIEGYTPPQVEGFDPNKARRLLAEAGYPNGEGFPRLQLLFNSSETHKQIAESVLQMWSSILNIKADLQNQEWKTFLETRTNLDFDIARSGWIGTWAYPDIFLNMFISGGGNNDTGWANPRYDELIELSNNEADPTKRLALLHEAEELLLAESPIIPLYHYSRVYRISPDVKGWYPKLNDNRNYKYLKLEAASPSP, from the coding sequence ATGAGAGAGAAGAGGCCCATCCGATACGCTCTGCTAGTCGCGTCGGCCTCAGCGTTGCTCGCTTTTACCTCTTCTTGCGTCAGAAAATCCGAGGATAGCTCGGTTCGCGATCGAGCGACACGAGACGGGATACTCCTCTTCGGCAACCAAGGAGAGGCCCCAAGTATCGATCCGCATCTGAATACCACTATCAACGGCATGCAGGTTACCAATGCCTTGATGGAGGGGCTCATCGCTTATCATCCGACCGACCATAACCTACCCGAGCCCGGCGTAGCCAAAAGCTGGACACATGAAAACGCGACCGTATGGACCTTCAATCTGCGAGACGACGCTCGCTGGTCCAATGGGGATCCCGTAACGGCGAAAGACTTTCTCTACTCGGTTCAACGTGTTCTCGAGCCAGATTTCGGTTCGAACAACGCTTACTTTTTCTATATCATAAAAAACGCGAAAGCGTATAACGAGGGGACCTTGACCGACTTTGGCGAAGTCGGCGTCAAAGCTCCAGATGAGCATACTTTGGTTTTCACGCTAAACGGTCCGACTCCCCATTTTCTGAATATCATTAAGCACCAGGCTTGGCAGCCAGTACACCCGCCGACCATTGAAGCCGCGGGCGGCATGACTAAGCCTGACTCCAATTGGACAAGGGAAAACTACGTCGGCAATGGTCCCTACAAACTAAAAGAATGGGTTGTAAACAAGATCATCTCCGTTGAAAAGAATCCCTACTACTGGGATGCCGAAAAAGTATCGATTAAGGAAATACACTTTCTGCCAATCGACGATATCTCCACGGAAGACCAGGTCTTCAATTCGGGAAGACTCCACTACCAAAACTCCGTTCCTCCCTCCCTCATTCCGATCTACCAAAAGGAAGGAGATCCCTACCTGCGAATGGAACCTTGGGTAGGTACCTACTACTACATTCTGAATACAACGATTCCGGCACTTTCGGATTCGCGAGTTCGGCGAGCATTGTCCCTTGCGATCAACCGCAAGGCGATCACTAAGCGAATTCTGATGGGGGCACCCACCCCTGCCCTCGAATTCACGCCCCTTGGCATCGAAGGTTACACGCCTCCTCAGGTTGAAGGCTTCGATCCGAACAAGGCTCGTCGCTTGCTGGCCGAAGCGGGCTATCCAAACGGGGAAGGATTTCCAAGATTGCAGCTCCTTTTCAACTCTTCGGAGACGCACAAGCAAATCGCCGAATCCGTTCTGCAAATGTGGTCCTCCATCCTGAATATAAAGGCGGATCTGCAAAATCAGGAATGGAAAACCTTTCTGGAAACCCGGACCAATCTCGACTTCGACATCGCCCGCTCTGGCTGGATCGGGACTTGGGCCTATCCGGATATTTTCCTGAACATGTTTATCTCTGGAGGCGGAAACAACGATACCGGCTGGGCAAATCCGCGCTACGACGAACTGATCGAACTTTCCAACAACGAGGCGGATCCGACCAAGCGATTGGCGCTACTACACGAAGCGGAGGAGCTATTGCTCGCGGAATCTCCCATTATTCCCCTCTACCACTACAGCCGCGTCTACCGCATCTCGCCCGACGTCAAAGGCTGGTACCCAAAACTCAACGACAACCGGAACTACAAGTACCTTAAACTGGAAGCTGCAAGCCCGAGTCCCTAG
- a CDS encoding DMT family transporter — protein MVNFLILLSGVFFCSTSVILIKSSELPPALLAAYRLLFAVIILSPLFLRAWKRHESRVGLSQLKRCLMPGILLGLHFISWAAGARLTYSANATLIINLTPAVMPFLAFFLVKEKVTKKEVFGTLISLSGVVLLSLNAFSIDPDFLWGNLVCFGSMTLFAAYLAYGRLNKDFPSIWLYMIPVYAVGSAVCFLYSAATLPSLSIMNWREVGLMLAMAILPTTLGHVTLNRSLRHFAAQTLAVVNLHQFVFAGVMGWLAFADIPPVSFYPAAILCIAGAMVVIAETSKLSRRARKAKQS, from the coding sequence ATGGTGAATTTCCTAATCCTGCTTTCTGGCGTCTTCTTTTGCTCCACTTCGGTGATCCTGATCAAGTCGAGCGAACTGCCTCCTGCCTTGCTGGCCGCTTATCGACTGCTCTTCGCAGTTATAATCCTATCCCCGCTTTTCCTAAGAGCCTGGAAGAGGCACGAGAGCAGAGTCGGGCTTTCCCAACTGAAACGCTGCCTCATGCCGGGAATATTGCTTGGGCTCCACTTTATCTCCTGGGCCGCTGGCGCCCGGCTTACCTATTCCGCCAACGCAACCTTGATCATCAACCTGACTCCCGCGGTGATGCCATTTTTGGCCTTCTTTCTGGTCAAAGAAAAGGTAACCAAAAAGGAGGTTTTTGGCACCCTGATTTCCTTGAGCGGAGTGGTATTGCTTTCCCTAAACGCGTTTTCGATCGATCCGGATTTCCTCTGGGGAAACCTCGTCTGCTTCGGATCGATGACCCTCTTCGCCGCCTACCTCGCCTACGGCCGGCTAAATAAGGACTTCCCGTCTATATGGCTCTATATGATCCCCGTTTACGCGGTCGGATCCGCAGTCTGTTTCCTCTATTCTGCCGCTACTCTACCAAGCCTTTCCATTATGAATTGGAGAGAAGTCGGACTGATGCTGGCCATGGCAATCCTGCCTACCACCCTAGGGCACGTGACCCTCAACCGAAGCCTCAGGCATTTCGCCGCCCAAACTTTGGCTGTAGTCAATCTCCACCAGTTCGTGTTCGCCGGCGTGATGGGCTGGCTCGCTTTTGCGGACATACCGCCCGTCTCCTTCTATCCAGCAGCGATTCTCTGCATAGCTGGAGCCATGGTCGTCATCGCGGAGACCTCCAAGCTCTCCCGTCGAGCCCGTAAAGCCAAGCAAAGCTGA
- the ispF gene encoding 2-C-methyl-D-erythritol 2,4-cyclodiphosphate synthase, which yields MATETPANLPPFRIGLGYDIHPFKDGRPMVLGGVTFDTPYGLDGHSDADVLTHAVCDALLGAAGLPDIGHFFPNTDEKYRGIDSQKLLEEVAQTLRESCWGIVNIDIALIAEKPKIYPQLEAMKKRLAQSAGVSVGQIGIKATTNEKIGSLGRAEGIAAHATALIYKS from the coding sequence ATGGCCACTGAAACTCCCGCCAATCTCCCTCCCTTCCGCATCGGACTCGGCTACGACATTCATCCGTTCAAAGACGGCCGCCCTATGGTGCTGGGTGGCGTGACATTCGACACTCCCTACGGATTAGACGGGCATTCCGACGCCGACGTGCTGACCCACGCGGTTTGTGACGCCTTGCTCGGAGCGGCTGGCCTGCCGGACATCGGACATTTCTTCCCGAACACGGACGAAAAATATAGGGGTATCGACTCACAAAAGCTGCTGGAAGAAGTGGCCCAAACCCTGCGCGAATCTTGCTGGGGTATCGTAAACATCGATATCGCCCTGATCGCCGAAAAACCGAAAATCTATCCACAGCTCGAAGCCATGAAAAAACGTCTGGCCCAATCGGCTGGCGTCTCAGTGGGACAAATCGGAATCAAGGCGACCACCAACGAAAAGATAGGATCGCTTGGACGGGCCGAAGGCATAGCTGCCCATGCAACCGCCCTCATCTATAAATCTTAA